A single genomic interval of Eurosta solidaginis isolate ZX-2024a chromosome 3, ASM4086904v1, whole genome shotgun sequence harbors:
- the l(2)efl gene encoding protein lethal(2)essential for life, translating to MSVVPLMFRDWWDDLEFPTRTSRLLDQHFGTGLKRDDLLSSVWSSRPTMLRSGYLRPWHRSPTSLQKQESGSTLNIDSEKFEVILDVQQFTPSEITVKVSDKYVLVEGKHEERQDEHGYVSRQFSRRYLLPSDVNPDNVKSSLSSDGLLTITAPLKKALPPNTERVVPIAQTGPSSKEDNAKKVETTTA from the exons ATGTCAGTAGTTCCACTCATGTTCCGTGACTGGTGGGATGATTTGGAATTTCCAACGCGCACTTCGCGCCTCTTGGATCAACATTTCGGCACTGGACTGAA ACGCGATGATCTTCTCTCATCCGTTTGGAGTTCACGTCCCACAATGTTGCGTTCCGGTTACCTGCGTCCATGGCATCGTTCACCAACCAGCTTGCAAAAGCAAGAATCTGGTTCCACATTGAATATTGACAGTGAGAAATTCGAGGTTATTTTGGATGTGCAACAATTCACGCCCAGCGAGATCACTGTCAAAGTCAGCGATAAATATGTGCTTGTCGAGGGTAAACATGAAGAGCGTCAGGATGAACATGGTTACGTGTCTAGACAATTCTCTAGACGTTATTTGCTGCCaa GTGACGTTAATCCCGACAATGTAAAATCTTCGCTCTCATCTGATGGTTTGTTGACCATTACCGCACCCCTCAAGAAGGCGCTACCGCCAAATACTGAACGTGTTGTACCTATCGCACAAACTGGCCCATCATCAAAGGAAGATAATGCCAAAAAAGTCGAAACCACCACCGCCTAA